The nucleotide window TAGCATACATGAGACTCCCTACAGCAGAAGCATAAGGGACCGCCTTCATCTTTTCTATCTCATCAGTCGTTTTTTGGGGACTGATCTTTCGACAGAGAGATTCCATGTCTAAAAGGGAGAAACCCTTTCTTGGAATCTTGCATGCTAAACCTGGTGAGAATAGTATCAATATAAAGTGCTTGGGACAAGCCTAATATCATTTGCTTGCGATCTCGCATAAGCTTGATCCCAAGGATATGTATTGTCTGTCCCAAGTCTTTCATTTCGAAATGTGAGGACAACCATTCCTTTAGTGAATTCAACATGCTCACAATATTTCCTATGAGCAAAATATCTTCTACGTACAAAACCAAAAATGTAACTTTATCTCCATTCCATTTCTTATAGACACAAGACTCATTTTCACATTTATTAAAACCGAAGGTTTTAATCGATGTATCAAAACAAGTGTTCCATGCTCTAGaagcttgtttcaatccataaaTGAATTTCTTTAATTTACACAACATGTGCTTATTGCCACTTTTTATGAAACCAACTGGTTGTGCTATATAGATGCACTCATCAAGACTTCTATTTAGAAAAGCCGTCTTGACATCCATTTTTCAGATCTCATAATCGTAATGAGCAGCAATGGATAAGAGAATCCTAATGGATTTAAGCATGGCTATTGGCGAAATAGTTTCCTCATAATCGATCCCTTCTTTTTGAGTAAACCCTTTTGCAACAAGCCTAGCTTTAAAAGTTTGCACTTTTCCATCCActccttttttttcttattgATCCATCTAGAACCAATGGGTTTGACTCCAGTAGGTGGTTCTACAAGATCCCATACATGATTGGAGTACATGGACTCCATTTTAGATTTTATAGCATCAACCCATTTATCAGTATCTGTATCCTGTAGTCGTAACTAATAGGTTCTGTATTACGCTCTTTAGGGATTCTATCATAAGATTCTCCCAAGAGCGCAAACCGGAGAGGTTTTCTAATAATTCTCCCACTACGACTAGTCACTACAGGTGGAGGCTGATTTTGTTGTTGAATCACAACATCATTTTCTGGAACTGAAGCCTCAATGTTATCCTCCACACCTTGTGGTGCTGAGATATCATTAACTTCTTCATGGAATGCAGGTTGTAAAACAATTTCAACAATCTGAGGTTGCTCAACATTACTCCCACTACTTTGGGGAAGTGAGATGTCAGGCAATTGCTCTTGTGCAATCTGCTGCCTATTGACATTTCTCTCACTATGATAATGCAGTGGTATGTCAATATTGGCTTCCGGGATACGTTCTAGAGATGAGTCTTGAGTTACTCCATTATttaattcctgtaaaactagtttacttctaggaatatGGTTCGTTAAATAGTCCTCTTCTAAAAATCTGGCATTTGTCGTAACAATTATCTTATTTTCTTTGGGACAATAAAACAAACCGCCTTTAATTCCTTTTGGATATCCAATAAAAATGCATACTTCTGTCTTTGA belongs to Nicotiana tabacum cultivar K326 chromosome 6, ASM71507v2, whole genome shotgun sequence and includes:
- the LOC107765733 gene encoding uncharacterized protein LOC107765733 — its product is MARSMLSYSDLPSSFWGYALETANYILNLVASKSVPSTPVELWTGRKPSLRHIRVWGCPAHVLKGKVDKLESKTEVCIFIGYPKGIKGGLFYCPKENKIIVTTNARFLEEDYLTNHIPRSKLVLQELNNGVTQDSSLERIPEANIDIPLHYHSERNVNRQQIAQEQLPDISLPQSSGSNVEQPQIVEIVLQPAFHEEVNDISAPQGVEDNIEASVPENDVVIQQQNQPPPVVTSRSGRIIRKPLRFALLGESYDRIPKERNTEPISYDYRIQILINGLML